The genome window CACATCATACATCCCGCCTGGAGGACATGGAGATTCACGAGACGAGTTGTAAGGTACCAGCAATGTACATCTTCATACTTAAAGGTATATCCTCAATGCTGTATCGATGATGAGGGAAACAGTTTTACCACTTACCTATGCTAAAGAGAACATGGTTCGTCATGCAACTTCTTGGATAATGTGGTATTTGAACATGCCTGATGCGTCATGTCTTCTTCTTGTCATGGCATTTCATTTTCCCAGTTTACTTTGTGGTTGAACAATAGCGTCTGATGTTTTGATAACCATCATGTTCTTAAGAATGCTTACATGTTTGAAGCTTTAATGACTATATTCAAGATCAACAAtcttattctttatattttaatttgacataatttaatctctttatttttattacctcaatatttaatccaaataattaatacaGTTAGCTATTCCGGTTAAAATGTTGAATCCAACTCATCAAGCtaatatcaattattttttagggttaatATACTATTTAGTACCTATATTTGCCTAGAATGTTCAGTTTGgtacttgagttttttttttcccaatttggtacctaattttggtttcaatacagtttggtatttgagtttttctttgttCCATACAAATACCTCCTAAGTTTGACTTTAATGcttaatttggtacttgagttttttttgttccaattaagtacctatatttttttactagagcacaatgtcaaatatttattggaCTGCATGATGTTGTTTAGTTtttaccaaattgaacattgaaatcAAACTTAGGTGCCAAATTGTGACAAAAAAACTCaggtatcaaattgaatattgaagttAAATGTAGGTACTAAAtggtatattaataattatttttagtggaGAGGGTGTTTCTAAGaaacatacatataaatatttaatcagACTgactaataaaattataaaaataaaaaataaaattatacaaaataaaataaaaactaaatctcaaatttgagaATAATAAACGGaccaaaaccataaattaacccaaatttccATATTCTCTGGCAGCACGACGAGAAGCGACAAGGACGAAAGCAGCGTTTTCGAAGGAATCAATGGTGGGCTGGGATGAAATGAGACCCCAACGTGGGCCTTCTAGTccacaaacaaaacaaaaggtTATGAGTTGGTTGCTTCCTTGTTCACgcattttatttccatttttattctccaaaaagaaattttctttttcggcGATTAGCCGATTATCATCATTACTTTGCCTTGATACGGTGAAATACCTTGCTTTCTCTGGGTTGTTCTTATTGGGTTTCTTCTTTcgatttcattattatttacaaaaaaaaaaaaacggaaAGCATCCGTTTGAAAATAATGAGTTCAAAGGCCCCTCATTCGATGTTCGATCCACTCTACTGAAAGAGATTGGCAGTGGCTAACAGTTCTCTGGTTCACTacgaaaaggaaaaaagggtCGAGCGGTAGCTTAATAGAGAAGACAAAGATGTCGCTGAGAATAAAAGCGGTGGTCGATAAGTTCGTGGAGGAGCTGAAAGAGGCCTTGGAAGCCGACATGCATGACAGAGAAATGAAGGAAAGAGAGATGCAAAGTTACATCGAGGAACGTGAGCGCGAAGTCGCCGAGCGTGAAGCGGCCTGGAAGGCCGAGCTCTCTCGCCGTGAGGTCTGctttttcccttctctttcccaattaaagaaaaatgggaaATTTTTAGTTGATTGTTTGTCGTTAATTGGTATAAAAATAGTTTCTTGATTACCTGCGTTACAACTGTTTTtaaactctctttttttccaAGTTAATGGAAAGTGAGGTTGATAAGCATAG of Gossypium raimondii isolate GPD5lz chromosome 3, ASM2569854v1, whole genome shotgun sequence contains these proteins:
- the LOC105795028 gene encoding uncharacterized protein LOC105795028 — protein: MSLRIKAVVDKFVEELKEALEADMHDREMKEREMQSYIEEREREVAEREAAWKAELSRREAEIARQEARLKMEKENLEKEKSVLMGTASNQDNQDGALEITVSGEKYRCLRFAKAKK